From a single Miscanthus floridulus cultivar M001 chromosome 8, ASM1932011v1, whole genome shotgun sequence genomic region:
- the LOC136469376 gene encoding uncharacterized protein has product MVVDADRTNFRDLFGSVVDKCPPTHGDVARMFYLCLDSKLHVEACKDQDLVEMFAKNKASKCCYLTFAYTSPTSEPQLPDWEFGDNAHSVQAPVTPLVHCPSIAEPSKNTQSVSVVPEHESLENPNPSYEHVGVDDEGLYLDLGPDYLEPSNPHKPRQPATPEASESDTDEESDVDDHDDEKDYEIEDVDDIVKDKQPEQMPDANYDKKDPPMAVGTMYSDINAFKLAVATHAVRREIHYDIEASDTGRFRESCSFKEELGCRWRIHASTTKDGRTVKVKKNPFGHDCQSARRTGVCIGVTQFWVCHQVIDWLKEDGTLGAKELQKKLNAEFGIWVPYRRVYKGKNLAMDKLGCRPYLAIDSTFLTGRFRGQLCIACAVDGHNWMFPVAVGVIDSETNEN; this is encoded by the exons ATGGTTGTGGATGCTGACCGGACTAACTTCAGAGATTTGTTTGGGTCCGTTGTCGACAAGTGTCCTCCCACGCACGGTGATGTAGCTCGAATGTTTTATTTGTGTCTGGACAGTAAGCTCCATGTTGAAGCCTGCAAAGACCAAGACTTGGTTGAAATGTTTGCCAAAAACAAGGCTTCGAAGTGCTGCTACTTGACATTTGCATATACTAGCCCAACTAGTGAGCCTCAGCTTcctgattgggagtttggtgataaTGCCCACTCTGTTCAAGCCCCAGTCACCCCTTTAGTCCACTGTCCTAGCATAGCTGAACCAAGCAAAAACACCCAGAGTGTGTCTGTAGTGCCTGAACATGAATCACTTGAAAACCCAAATCCATCCTATGAGCATGTGGGTGTTGATGATGAAGGATTGTATCTCGACCTTGGTCCTGATTATCTCGAACCTTCCAATCCTCATAAGCCAAGACAACCTGCTACCCCTGAGGCCTCTGAATCAGATACTGATGAAGAGTCTGATgttgatgatcatgatgatgagAAAGATTATGAAATAGAGGATGTAGATGATATTGTTAAAGATAAACAGCCTGAACAAATGCCTGATGCTAACTATGACAAGAAGGACCCTCCTATGGCAGTAGGCACTATGTATTCAGACATTAATGCTTTTAAATTGGCTGTAGCTACTCATGCTGTGAGACGTGAGATCCATTATGACATTGAGGCTAGTGACACAGGGAGGTTTAGGGAAAGCTGCAGTTTCAAGGAAGAATTGGGCTGTCGGTGGAGAATTCATGCATCAACTACTAAGGATGGGCGTACTGTAAAG GTGAAGAAGAATCCATTTGGCCATGACTGTCAGAGTGCTAGGAGGACTGGAGTCTGTATAGGAGTCACACAGTTTTGGGTGTGTCATCAAGTGATTGATTGGCTGAAGGAAGATGGGACTCTAGGTGCCAAAGAACTGCAGAAGAAGTTGAATGCTGAATTTGGGATCTGGGTGCCCTACAGGAGAGTGTACAAAGGTAAAAACCTTGCCATGGATAAGCT AGGTTGCAGACCATATCTTGCAATAGATAGTACATTTTTAACTGGGAGGTTTAGGGGCCAGTTGTGCATTGCTTGTGCAGTAGATGGGCACAACTGGATGTTTCCAGTAGCAGTTGGTGTCATTGATTCAGAGACTAATGAGAATTAG